The DNA region TAATAATTTATTTGCAACATGGACACATTTGTTCTCCATGTAGAATAATTTATTCGTGTGTTCAAATATTTCGATCACTTTATAGATAAAATTATTCATCATGTTAAATTATTTGTTCATTTTATAGACTAAATTATTTGCATGTAAAAATAATTTGTGCGTAATATGGTGCTTGTTTCATGTGTTCATATAATTTCATCTagaatatatatttttattctactagaatatatatttttattctaCTAGTACGTAAATTTTTTATATATTGTACAATTATTTTGTTCTATAAGTTTATAGAATTTGTTCTAGCtataatatatttttacaattaTCTTATAAAAATCTTTCATCATATTAAAATTGTTAATAATTTTATTCAAATATAATTAAGTGGGGTTTTATTTTGAAGATCTTGTTATAAAAAATTTATTGGTGCAATCGAAATTTAATTCAGATAATTAatttaatatttattttttcttatttttaaaaTTGCATACATGTGGGGTGACATCATCAATCTTAACTTTGTTGCATGCATGGAGATCTGTCATACAGTACCCCATGGTCCCCACCACTTTTCTGTAATTGATGTGCGCTTCGAGCGATAGGTGGTAATATTATCATCTGTAATGATGTATAACCATATATCCTAACGCCCCCTTCACAATCCACCTTACCTTTAGTTATTTTTAATCTAAAAACATGTAGAATATGATCCCAGTTCTTATTTGTCCTCATTCTTAAAATTTCAGACTAAATTTCTAAACCCTTTAGCACCCCTAGTATAGGCTCTATATTTTTCTTGAAGTACTTCTAACAGGAGGCATTGTGCTCGGAACGGAGGATTttagaaaagaaataggaaagttttaaaaaaataattttttttagTTACATAGTACAACTTAAACGCTCCCAACGCACGCACTTATCCCTATAAATACACATACGTAAACCCTACCTATATGATCATCTTCCAAGATCGAGTCGGCAAATTTTTGAAATTGATAAAGGTTACCACAGACGTCTCGCTATCGACGAAAACGTCACCTACCACTGAAAGCACAACACCGTTAAATTCTAAAAAATTCGCTCTCATCAGGAATCGAACCTAAGACCTCCCTATGAGCATCTTCGAAGATCATGCCGGCAAATTCTCGAAATTGACGAAACACCACAGACATCTCGCTATCGACGGGAACGTCGCCTACCACTGAAATCACAACAGCTTAAATTTCAATCCTAGAAAGTTCGCTCCCACCGGATGTCAAACCCAGAACCTGAGGTGAAGGTGCTAATGAACCTGAGGTGCTATTGAGACATTTATAACCACTAGGCTACATGCTCTTTcggaaaaaaaaaatccaaaaaaaatgTTCCTAAACATTTCAACGTTTCAATTAGCGTACAGCCAAGGTATGCTACGTACAGCAATGAGCAGAGCAGCTTAGCACAAGTCTGTCTGACTGCCAATAGTATTTTTTATAAGGACAAAACGGGAAAAGGTCTTTCTGGAAACATGAGTGTCAAGTATTTTGAAACAAATAAAGTGGTCAAAAGTAACAAGTATTTGGAAACGGAGGTTGGTACCTATCAGCATAATTCAGATCAGAGCTCCATTGGTATGTTACTCAATGACATTTCCAGAAATGGAAATTATCTGTTTCTCTGTCCTACCAGAGCAATGCCAAATTCAACAAGGAACCTAATGTGACCATTTTGAGTATACCTCAAAGCTGATTCAACCAAGAAGACACTTTAGCTTTGGCTGGAGAAAATAGCCTGCGAAAATTTGGCCAcaacagaaaaaaaaattcCTGCGACTTGTCTGACTAGACAATCCAAAAGAATAAAATGGGAAGGATTATATACAGGAAGCCTGAATAGCATAGATTGTACAATGGAAACCCCATGTAGACCATTTTTACCTGTCACCTACCTAATGTATGATATACACAGCTGACCGGCTCATGGATGAACCGACAGACACCTGAATTCAGAAAAAAGAAAGGGGAGGGTTTTGGACTTTGAACTGAATCAACCTGCTAACAGACATATATATATTTCAACCAACAGTTTCCTAATCCACCTGCTGTTATGAACAGCGAAAGCATGATACAGGAAGGCAATAGACCAAGGTGGGCACAAATACATTCATGCCATTCAATCACTCGATTTCGTTTTCATCAAATCATTACCAGGAGAGCAACCCAGAACGAACCAATATTAAGAGCAGAGAATTTGCTGACCGCACCTTCCTCAGTAACCAAGAGCTTCAAGAGATGATCCACCAGGGTTACCAGGCTTATTCGAACATCTCATCCACCAAGGTTATCTGCAATAATACAGGCAGCTTACAGAAAAAAGGGAAACAATATCTGCCAACAATAATATGTGCAACAGCAAATGTGTCCAACCTAGAGGTCTGAACTGAAAAAATGATATATAGAAATTAAACACCTTCCAGAACAGAGTCACACACATGAAGTCCATATGTTCTCATTTTATGTTAACTTTACTAGGTTTGTTATTAAGCTTTCAGAATGGATTACCATATAGAAAGAAAGAACGAAACTCCACAGTATATACAGTAAATGACAGCATAAAACCCTCCCCATGTCCAAAATATAAATTAATAGAATACTAGATATGGTACTGGTTTCAGTACTAACCTGATCACAAACTGGGCACGTATCACTTCGTTCCATCCATTCAAGGATGCAGCAAAGATGGAAATGATGCTCACATTTAGTTACAGAGCAGGGATTTTCTTCATCATATTCTGGTGAAGAATAAAGAACattattacatgagtgttctgGTCCAACACAATATATAACTTAGATTTTGAGAATAGTTCAGTGCAGCAGTTGAGGATATCAGAGCACATATACATCAGCAACTAAAGTCAGCGAGATACAAAAAAGCATGATAATGTTGAAAcaataaaatagaaaaaagtAATTTACATGATGGGAGGCTTCTATGAATTTCTATATCCCTTGAAAAGTACACTATTTCAGATTGGTTGCAACAGTGTGTATGCACACTTGTGAACTGCTTAAGGACATCTCTGTGCAGAATAAGCCATAACACGAAATACCACATGTATATTGCATCTAGTGCAGAAAAGATAACCATACCACTATCAATTACATGATTTGCGGACTCTCAAGTCTTCCTGGAAAATAATTATGTAAGCGTACCAATGTTTTCCATTATATGAACCTTCATGCACTACACAGATGTGATATGAATTTGCAAATAGCTAGCTACATTACCAATAAAATGGACCGAttaaaagggaaaaaaaaaagcaaatCTGAAGAAAGAGTAGCAAAAGCATGCATATTCAGTTCCATCCATAACCAAATAAAGAAGGGTTCAACAAATATTCAGTTACTAATATCCTATCAGCCTAAGTAAATAAATTTTCGATAGTCAAGAGAAGCACAACCTTCAAGGCAGATAGGACAAACATCCTCCTCATCAGGCTTATCTTCAGGGACACCTTTCTTGCATGACTCATCCACCTTTAAGGACTCCTGATCATTTATGAAGTCCTGTTGGTCATCAGTTTTGTTTTTAATGTCTGACTTCTCCAAACCTGAATCTGCACATGATTGCTAAAATCTAAGCTTAAACGTAAAGATGGTAACAAGAGATTAACAATCATGCGTATAACTTCCACTCAATCATTTACCAGGGTTATCTGGAACTGCCAAAACAACATCATAAGGCAAAGGTGCAGGTGGTGCTCGATAAGTGTCAGGTGTGGATGTATCAAGATTTGTGTCTACTGCAACAATTGCAGAGGCTGGAGATGAACCATCAAAAGCTGAGGACAATGGCTCATGCTCCTCAAGATTTTGTTGATGCTGAATGACAGAACAAGAAGATCAATGAAAGACTTGAATAAAAGTAATTATAATGTGAAAGCCTATTGAACAAATGAAACTACAGTCAGGTCAACTTAAGTATCAATTATGACTCTCGGGAAAAGTTTGCAATTATCAAATAGTATATATTAAAGTAAACAGCACAAGTGCTCATTGTGTAGATTATTTGCAATGGCAAATCATGAAGGATAGTTAAGAAATGAAAAATGCAGAGCACAATTCGAACTTATATATCATGTTGCATTGAAACTGTAAAAAGAGAACACAGAACACAGAAAATTCAGCTATTTTCAGTATGTGCAAATAACATTCCAGGAACAATAGACATTCACATGCCAGAAAATTACAAGCGCAGAGCTGTGTCCGATTAAAAAGTTTTATGGCCACATAAAAAATAATTGATCGGTCCTGAATAGAACATATGGAAAACATCTTGCTGACTTCGGTTATAAAGAAGAGAATAACAGACTACCTATTTCAGCCAAACTTTTGACAGTATAGTATGACAGAACATTATCTTTAGGCTATTTGGTATGCATTATGCCACAAGAGGAAGATAGTAACATTTTAATGTAGAAAACAAGGCAGAGTTTACATACATATACAATTGGTGCTCTAACTGCTTCAGATCTTCTCGaagaacagcagcagcaaccaccCATTCTTTTCTGACTTAAAAACTTAGTCCAGGCAGTCCTCTAGATGTTGTTTAAAATGAAAACTCCATATCTCATAGCCCTACAAAGAAACAAACTATATTACAAAAGGAGGGAAATAATGCCAGAAATTAGTAAATAGAGCATATAATACAGCATGAGGCAAAAAAAGAACAAGCATACACCAGCATAAGATTGTGCAAGTGGCTTAGAAAACTGCAACTATGGACACTTCATGCTGTTAGACTATTCTCGATAATTCATTCTAATGGCATTCAATTTCTATTGCTCAAAAGTATATCAATTTGTCAACAAAAAGAACTGTTTCCAGTAGTCAATTTGACATTTTTCCTGTAACATCAAAGAAGCAGCAACTGGACTGGGAAACAGCGAATCCATCTTACTTGGGGATGCATACATATACAATTATTAGAACCTTCACAGATAACAAAACCATTAGGCCATTGCCTGGCACTAGCAGGAACCGCAACACTTTTTCCACCTCACAAATAAGCCTGGCCATACTTTGGGTACAGTGGACCGACCATAAATGTGCACAATTGTTCATTCAGTCTCAAATTAAGAAGTGCTCAATAGAAATTTTACATTACTCAAGCAAGATTTTATGCAGCAAGCCGACAAGTATGGATGCCACCTTGGACTTCTGAGATTTGGATGGAATTTGAAAGACATGGGGCCTAATAATCAATCAAGGAGCTCACAATAGCATAGAGAATCAAAGTTTCACCTCTTGCTCCTGGAAACCGGGGGCAGATCCAAACTCCTAATGAACATAGCACAACACATCTAGGCCTGATAGCATCAAGGTTCACATAAAAGGAAGAGAAGCACTTTACAAAACCTAAGCATGAATAACTATAATAATCTCAATGATAAAATGTGGTGAGGTAATATGTTGTTTCAGTTTTCATTTCCCAACCAATGACTGGGGCAAATACAATACTTCCTTTTCATTCTTATATTATGCAGAAAGACtattaaaaatatgaaaaattggTGCTGCAGCATGCTCAGACATTGTAATATTAAGAAACCATCGCATTTTATTTGAATCCATACGCATCAAGTTTGACATGATTAGTGTAAGCTCAAGCTTTATTCGATATAGATATAGAGATCAGTAATTCTAGTATTTACACCGGAGTGTCAGCAAAGATTATGCAGGGATATACAGATAGATATGCTCTTAATGAAATGATATGCAGCTCTCCTGCATGTTCGAGTAAACAAAATACAGATAGATATCAAATACAGGGTATGCCGCAAGCAGCCAATACAATTCGAGACTAGAATCAGCTTGATTGGTCTTCCTGTACTAGTACAAGACAAAAAAAAAGCGAAAGAAAAGAAAGTCCCTTTCATCTATCGTCAGCACGTTAGGATGCCAGCGGCAAGGAAACCATATCAGGTTGTCCGCAGGAAAATCAACTATAACAGACTATGTAACAAAGTATCTCAAATCGGAATCCGGAATCCCATGCAAAGTCAGCAGGCACAGGAAACGAACGCAATAACAGGGAGGGGCCGAGACGGCGCAATTGAACAGCGCTAGAAGCCACACGCACGGGCGAAATTGACATGGAGGGATGGGGTTTTCGGCTGAACCCCCAAAATCTCTGCAAATTAAGCTGCACCCGCACCTCAATTAGGAAGCAAGAGGCCCTACGGTCGCAACTAGTCGATCTTGCAcactcagcagcagcagcagcagcagcgacaAGAACAGCGAGAACCACCGAACCATGGATTGGAAACGATTACCAGCGCCGCATGAAGCGCATAGCCGACTAACTGGACGGACAGAGACGAAGAGGAGCTTGGTTTCGGCAGGGGAACAAGACCACCGCTTATAGAACGGAAAGAAAGGAATCCATCCGAGCGAGCTGGGGCTGCTTACCACCAACATGAGAAGGCAGCAAACCAATCCGATCCCCCATTCTTGCTCCGACCGAAACAGAGAGGATCGGCGCTGCGTCGGCGGAAAGTGCACCGAGGAGCGGCTGGCGGAGGATCCGGTGGAGAGAGAGGGCGGTAGAGGCCGCCGGCTTGGTGCTCTGCTCGGCGGCGAGGCGATGGGGTTTGGGGAGCCGAGTTGAAAGGCCCCTGGGAGGGGAGGAGCGAGTGGACTCGGATTCTGCGGAACAGAATTCCCAAGACAACTCGCCCAACTTTATGCCcaattgccgccgccgccgccaccccccgccccccccccccccccgcgaaaTACTCGAGATGACGTTTTCCACACTCAGCCGATCCTTTACTCTTTTGATTAGTTATTGTTATTATTCGCTTTCTAATCTCATGAgagtataatatttgaaatCGTTTACTTTCCTTTTCTTAAGATGTATTTCTTTTGTTAGGATAAGGCTTTGAATAACAATTAGTTTATTAAATCTTATTTATATAATAAAAATATAATATTTTGAAAGTATTTTTCGAACATGAATTTCCTGGTATTGTTGTATGTATCTCAAACATTACATATTAGTGAAGTAATCGTTGGTTGAAGATTGTCCTATTGTAATGAAATAAGTACTGTATCAAAAATGAAGAAAGTAATTTGTAAGTTGCAAATAAATTGAAGAGGGCAAATATAAATATCTTGACGAGCTAGTAATATAATATCGATGTTAGGTGCATCCTGATAGAAACATCTAGTTACACATATTTCTCTATATTTCATTGGTCGTGTTAAATTCTTTATGAAAGAAACAAGGTGAAGTTATATTGGAAATTGTATTAATAATGTTTTAAGGCTATTTCCAATTTATTGTTCTCCAACATTGTCATGTGGTCTAACTACAAGAACGGTACAACTCTCATAGTGCATAGTCCTTGAAAGCAAATGTTATATAGAACAAACTCCACCGAAATACTATATGTAGAACCAATAGTGAAAAAAGTAGCAAATAAAGGCAAAGCAAATGTCATAGACCCTACTAATTTTTCACATCTATACTGAAAAAAGCACGTCTTTTTTTTTCTGGAAGCAGCAGGTATATCCCAATTTTAGGACCCGAGAAAAACAACACCTTTTTACAGAAGCCACATATATTTCATTTAATCGAAGCGTGCTCCATCCAAACGTCACAAAGCCTTCACTATTTTCATCGTACATAGATATTCAATTTAATCTATTTTGGATCACCGCTGTTGGGCTCCCCGTGGGGGCATACATGCTGGGCTGCTTGCGTCGCGGCGACTCATCAGCTGTCCCCACCGAACCAGCTTCTTCCTTGTTGATGTGGCTGAGGTCACATTATAGGGAGTAAGCCACCTGCCTAAGTTTTTCGTTTTTCTCGAGGTGACTGCGATGGTATTTGTTCTCCGAAAGATACCGTTCATTGCTTGACCGTGACACAATTCACTCATTTGACAAATGGCTGGCCCACAAAACCTCGTTAGACAAACAGAAAGTCGTGTCTCCTTTCTAGAAACCTGTCACTATGCCAGCATGGTAAGATTCAATTGAATTTTATAATAACAAGCTGATATTTATTCAACGGGCAATCGGCGAGTTGTCTAAAAAAGGACAAGCATATCTGCAACTAAAAATGCATATATCAATTAAAGTGCCTTCATTTGCCAAATCAACAGTATAATGCAAAGTGGAATAATGGGGGCCTGTTTAGATCGACGCAAAAAGGCAAAAAGATTTCGCGTTTAGGGCCTTTTCGCGTTTAGGAATCTAAACGGGTCGGGACGTTTAATTTTGCGTTTGGGCATCGGGCCGCGTGCATTCTCTCCCGCAGCGAGTCCGtcccccgccgcctgctgctcccccgccgccgccgtgccgtccgccccgtcccccgccgcccctcccccaccgcctgctgctcccccgccggctgctcccccgccgccccccgacacgcccccgccgcctgctgctcccccgccgcccctccccgccggccctcccccgccgcctgctgctcccccaCCACCCCTCCCCCCGGCGCCCCTCCCCCCggcgcctgctgctcccccgccgcccctccccccgcgggggcggcgggcggcgcttcgggggcgggcggcgggggcggagggcggcgcgTGGGGGACCGCGGCGGggctggcgaggggcggcgggtgGCACttcgggggcgggcggcgggggcggcgggcggcgcttcGGGGGCGAGCTCTgtcttcggcggcggcggcgttatTGCGTTTTTGCGTTTTTGCGAGCTCTGTCTAAACACCTGTAAATGCAAAAAGTGTAAAGTTTTACACCTGCTGCGTTTACACTTTTTGCCTTTACAccggaactaaacaggccctggCATACAAATAGCCTCATTCCACTTCGGAGGTGCTGGCTTCGGGACTATCACTGAATATGAAAAAGGCAGTCTACTACAGTACCTCTGTACCTCTGGTGTTTCATCAGGAAAACCTTCACGCATCAGGATAACCTAAGAATATTCA from Panicum hallii strain FIL2 chromosome 9, PHallii_v3.1, whole genome shotgun sequence includes:
- the LOC112876563 gene encoding probable E3 ubiquitin-protein ligase RHB1A, which encodes MGGCCCCSSRRSEAVRAPIVYHQQNLEEHEPLSSAFDGSSPASAIVAVDTNLDTSTPDTYRAPPAPLPYDVVLAVPDNPDSGLEKSDIKNKTDDQQDFINDQESLKVDESCKKGVPEDKPDEEDVCPICLEEYDEENPCSVTKCEHHFHLCCILEWMERSDTCPVCDQITLVDEMFE